One window of Microtus pennsylvanicus isolate mMicPen1 chromosome X, mMicPen1.hap1, whole genome shotgun sequence genomic DNA carries:
- the Tlr8 gene encoding toll-like receptor 8, with translation MARQSWILTYLCLLSSGTGAFFFRGNYSRSYPCDEKKENDSVIAECDDRRLQEVPQTIGQDVTEINLSDNSIMHVTNESFRELQNLTKINLNHNANQAHPNENKNCMNITDGAFLNLKKLKVLLLEDNQLSAMPTGLPESLRELSLIQNSINTITKNNTLGLRNMKRLYLGWNCYFSCNQTFSVEDGAFQNLINLKVLSLSFNRLFHVPPKLPSSLTKLFLSNAKIMTITQEDFKGLEHLTLLDLSGNCPRCYNAPFQCTPCEKNLSLTIHRLAFQGLTKLQYLNLSSTSLQSITSTWFDNLTNLKELHLEFNYLLQEIASGEFLTKLPNLQILDLSFNFQESKYLPSINISSNFSKLHSLKKLHLKGYVFYKLEQKNFAPLQSLQNLKTIDLGINFITKIDFKIFQNFPHLEVISLSENRITPIVDHTNNPSLPYHLLKSGSTITKFDPHANFYHSTKPLIKPQCVAYGKALDLSLNNIFLIEKNQFEPFQDIACLNLSFNANNQVLSGTEFSAMPHLKYLDLSHNRLDFDDNNAFNELQELEVLDLSHNEHYFSIAGVTHRLGFIQNLMNLSVLNLSYNGIYTLTEDKELKSMSLKELVFSGNRLDLLWNTDDDDGYLTIFRSLWNLTHLDLSYNNLQQIPNKAFLSLPQSLEELRINGNRLRFFNWTSLQHFPQLHLLDLRRNKLYFLTNCLSKFTYSLKTLLLGHNEFSHLPPGFLFEASSLVHLDLSFNKINMINKSSLQIKTKPNLFVLELSGNHFDCTCDSGDFRSWIDEIINITVPRLVDVICTSPGDQKGKSIMSLELMTCLSDTTAVILFSLTFLITATVMLATLGHHLFYWDIWFIYHMCSAKLRGYRSLSTTRTFYDAYISYDTKDVSVTDWVINELRYHLEESEGKNVLLCLEERDWDPGLAIIDNLVQSINQSKKTIFVLTKKYAKSWNFKTAFYLALQRLMDENMDVIIFILLEPVLQYSQYLRLRRRICKSSILQWPDNPKAESLFWQSLKNVVLTENDSRYDNFYTESIKQY, from the coding sequence ATGGCCCGTCAGTCATGGATTCTGACTTACTTGTGCCTGCTCTCCTCCGGAACTGGTGCGTTCTTCTTCAGAGGAAATTATTCCAGAAGCTATCCCTgtgatgagaaaaaggaaaatgactcTGTGATTGCAGAATGCGATGATCGCCGACTGCAAGAAGTTCCCCAAACTATAGGCCAAGATGTGACTGAAATAAACTTGTCCGACAATTCCATCATGCATGTGACAAACGAGTCCTTTCGAGAGCTGCAAAACCTCACTAAAATAAATCTGAACCACAATGCCAATCAAGCACacccaaatgaaaataaaaattgtatgaaTATTACAGATGGAGCATTCCTCAACCTCAAAAAGCTGAAAGTGTTACTGCTTGAAGACAACCAATTATCTGCTATGCCGACTGGCTTGCCTGAGTCTTTGAGAGAACTTAGCCTAATTCAAAACAGTATAAATACGATAACTAAAAACAACACTCTGGGGCTTCGAAACATGAAGAGACTCTATTTGGGCTGGAACTGCTATTTTTCTTGTAATCAAACCTTTAGCGTGGAAGATGGGGCATTTCAAAACCTTATAAACTTGAAGGTGCTCTCCTTGTCTTTCAACAGGCTTTTCCACGTGCCTCCCAAACTGCCAAGCTCCCTAACAAAACTTTTCCTGAGCAATGCCAAGATTATGACTATCACGCAGGAAGACTTCAAGGGACTGGAACACTTAACATTACTAGATCTGAGTGGCAACTGTCCGAGGTGTTACAATGCCCCTTTTCAATGCACGCCTTGTGAAAAAAACTTGTCCCTCACCATACATCGCCTGGCTTTTCAAGGTCTTACCAAACTTCAATATCTAAACCTCTCCAGCACTTCCCTCCAGTCCATTACTTCCACCTGGTTTGACAATCTGACAAATCTGAAGGAACTCCATCTTGAATTCAACTATTTACTACAAGAAATTGCTTCAGGGGAATTTTTAACGAAATTACCCAATTTACAAATCCTTGATCTATCGTTCAACTTTCAAGAAAGCAAATATTTACCATCTATTAATATTTCCTCAAACTTCTCTAAGCTTCATTCTCTCAAAAAATTGCACTTAAAGGGCTATGTATTTTACAAACTTGAACAGAAAAATTTTGCACCCCTTCAGAGTCTTCAAAACTTAAAAACTATTGACTTGGGCATTAACTTTATtacaaaaattgattttaaaattttccaaaatTTTCCCCATCTGGAAGTTATTTCCTTGTCAGAGAACCGTATAACACCCATAGTAGATCACACAAACAACCCCTCTTTGCCATATCATCTCCTTAAATCCGGCTCAACCATCACCAAGTTTGATCCCCATGCGAATTTTTATCACAGCACCAAACCTTTAATAAAGCCACAGTGTGTTGCTTATGGCAAAGCCTTGGATTTAAGTTTAAACAATATTTTCCTTATTGAGAAAAATCAATTTGAACCTTTTCAGGACATTGCCTGCTTAAATCTGTCCTTCAATGCTAACAATCAAGTGTTGAGTGGCACAGAATTCTCAGCCATGCCCCACCTCAAATATTTGGATTTATCTCACAACAGACTAGACTTTGATGACAACAATGCTTTCAATGAACTTCAAGAACTGGAAGTGCTCGACCTGAGTCACAATGAACACTATTTCAGTATAGCAGGGGTAACACACCGCCTAGGATTTATCCAGAACCTAATGAACCTCAGTGTGTTAAACCTGAGCTACAATGGCATTTACACGCTCACAGAGGACAAAGAGCTGAAAAGCATGTCTCTGAAAGAATTGGTTTTCAGCGGAAACCGCCTTGATCTTTTGTGGAATACAGATGATGACGACGGCTACTTGACCATTTTCAGAAGTCTCTGGAATCTGACACACCTAGACTTATCTTACAATAACCTTCAACAAATCCCCAATAAAGCATTCCTCAGCTTGCCCCAGAGCCTCGAAGAGCTGCGTATCAATGGGAACAGGTTACGTTTTTTTAATTGGACATCCCTCCAGCATTTTCCTCAGCTCCATTTACTGGACTTACGGAGAAACAAGCTGTATTTTCTAACCAATTGCCTATCTAAGTTTACATATTCCCTGAAGACATTGCTGCTGGGCCATAATGAATTTTCTCACCTGCCTCCTGGCTTCCTCTTTGAAGCCAGTAGTCTGGTCCACCTGGATCTAAGTTTCAACAAGATAAATATGATCAATAAGTCCTCCCTGCAAATCAAGACTAAACCAAATTTGTTTGTTCTGGAACTAAGTGGGAACCATTTTGACTGCACATGCGACTCAGGTGATTTTCGAAGCTGGATAGATGAAATCATAAACATCACAGTTCCTAGACTAGTAGATGTTATTTGCACCAGTCCTGGGGACCAAAAGGGGAAGAGCATCATGAGTCTAGAGCTCATGACGTGTCTTTCAGATACCACTGCAGTGATCCTGTTTTCCCTCACATTCCTCATCACCGCCACGGTTATGTTGGCCACCCTGGGTCACCATCTGTTTTACTGGGATATTTGGTTTATCTATCACATGTGTTCAGCTAAGTTAAGAGGCTACAGGTCCTTGTCCACAACCCGAACTTTCTACGATGCTTACATTTCTTACGACACCAAAGATGTGTCTGTTACTGATTGGGTCATCAATGAACTGCGCTACCACCTCGAAGAGAGTGAAGGCAAAAATGTCCTCCTCTGCTTAGAGGAAAGGGATTGGGATCCAGGGTTGGCCATCATCGATAACCTCGTGCAGAGCATAAACCAGAGCAAGAAGACAATCTTCGTGTTAACCAAAAAATATGCCAAGAGCTGGAACTTTAAAACAGCTTTTTACTTGGCTTTGCAGAGGCTAATGGATGAGAACATGGACGTGATTATCTTCATCCTCCTGGAACCCGTGTTGCAGTATTCCCAGTACCTGAGGCTGCGGCGGAGAATCTGTAAGAGTTCTATCCTCCAGTGGCCTGACAACCCCAAAGCAGAAAGCTTGTTTTGGCAAAGTCTGAAAAATGTGGTCTTGACTGAAAATGATTCACGGTATGACAATTTCTACACTGAATCCATTAAGCAATATTGA
- the Tmsb4x gene encoding thymosin beta-4, whose product MSDKPDMAEIEKFDKSKLKKTETQEKNPLPSKETIEQEKQAGES is encoded by the exons ATGTCTGACAAACCCGATATGGCTGAGATCGAGAAATTCGATAAGtcgaaattgaagaagacagaaacGCAAGAGAAAAATCCTCTGCCTTCAAAAGAAA cgaTTGAACAGGAGAAGCAAGCTGGCGAATCGTAA